A part of Entelurus aequoreus isolate RoL-2023_Sb linkage group LG10, RoL_Eaeq_v1.1, whole genome shotgun sequence genomic DNA contains:
- the LOC133659180 gene encoding olfactory receptor 10J4-like encodes MFGVMDAEFNGTFITLGGFVEMDKYRYIYFFILLTFYFLILCTNCTIICLIWIHRNLHEPMYIFIAALSLNSLLFSTVIYPKLFFDVLSKKQIIVHSACMFQYFLYYSFGLSDFLLLSAMSYDRYVSICKPLQYPTIMGKRTVIVLLTLAWLLPACVGVPLTIFISKQKLCDYTTKGILCNNTILKLHCVKSTFVTLYGLFVMVSLADVPVMFILFTYIKIFIITYHRCAEVRKKAAETCLPHLMVLFIFTCLCLFNVIIARLESDLPKIVRLIMTVQILVYNPLFNPIIYGVKMKEIWKHIKGLFYPLVN; translated from the coding sequence ATGTTTGGTGTGATGGATGCTgaattcaatggaacatttataaCTCTTGGTGGCTTTGTAGAAATGGACAAGTATAGATATATTTACTTTTTCATCTTGTTGACATTTTATTTTCTCATCCTCTGCACTAACTGCACCATTATATGTCTGATCTGGATCCACAGGAACCTTCATGAGCCTATGTACATTTTCATTGCAGCTTTGTCTCTCAACTCTCTTTTGTTTAGCACTGTTATCTACCCCAAACTTTTCTTTGATGTTTTATCCAAAAAACAGATCATTGTTCATTCTGCTTGTATGTTTCAATATTTTCTCTATTATTCTTTTGGTCTTTCAGACTTCTTACTGCTGTCAGCCATGTCTTATGACAGGTATGTGTCTATCTGCAAACCTCTGCAGTATCCAACTATCATGGGAAAAAGAACTGTTATTGTCCTCTTGACTTTGGCCTGGCTTCTACCTGCATGTGTGGGTGTACCGTTAACTATATTTATTTCTAAACAAAAACTCTGTGACTATACAACAAAGGGTATTTTATGTAACAACACAATTCTTAAGCTTCACTGTGTAAAATCAACATTTGTTACCCTTTATGGTTTGTTTGTAATGGTGAGTTTGGCTGATGTTCCTGTGATGTTCATCCTTTTTACGtacataaaaatatttataataacgTATCACAGGTGTGCAGAAGTCAGGAAAAAAGCGGCAGAGACATGTTTACCTCACCTGATGGTTTTATTCATCTTCACTTGTTTGTGTCTGTTTAATGTCATCATTGCTCGATTGGAGTCAGATCTTCCAAAAATTGTACGTTTAATAATGACCGTACAAATACTTGTGTATAATCCTCTGTTTAATCCAATCATTTATGGAGTGAAAATGAAGGAAATCTGGAAACACATCAAGGGATTGTTTTATCCACTGGTGAACTAA
- the LOC133659181 gene encoding olfactory receptor 10J4-like: protein MDAEFNGTFITLGGFVEMDKYRYLYFVILLTLYILILCTNCTIICLIWIHRNLHEPMYIFIAALSLNSLLFSTALYPKLFFDVLSQKQTISYPACMFQYFLYYSFGASDFLLLSAMSYDRYVSICKPLQYPTIMGKRTVVVLLTLAWFLPACEDVVPTVINSQQKLCDFTTKGIFCNNTIFKLHCVKSAFLKAHGLFVMMNLVVVPVMFILFTYIKIFIVTYHSCAEVRKKAAETCLPHLMVLFSFSCLCLFDVIIARLESGLSKFVGLIMTLQILVYNPLFNPIIYGVKMKEIWKHIKRLFYQPVH from the coding sequence ATGGATGCAgaattcaatggaacatttataaCTCTTGGTGGCTTTGTAGAAATGGACAAGTATAGATATCTTTACTTTGTCATCTTGTTGACATTATATATTCTCATCCTCTGCACTAACTGCACCATTATATGTCTAATCTGGATCCACAGGAACCTTCATGAGCCTATGTACATTTTCATTGCAGCTTTGTCACTCAACTCTCTTTTGTTTAGCACTGCTCTCTACCCCAAACTTTTCTTTGATGTCTTATCTCAAAAACAGACCATTTCTTATCCTGCTTGTATGTTTCAATATTTTCTCTATTATTCTTTTGGTGCTTCAGACTTCTTACTGCTGTCAGCCATGTCTTATGACAGGTATGTGTCTATCTGCAAACCTCTGCAGTACCCAACTATCATGGGAAAAAGAACTGTTGTTGTCCTCTTGACTTTGGCCTGGTTTCTACCTGCATGTGAGGATGTGGTGCCAACTGTGATTAATTCTCAACAAAAACTTTGTGACTTTACAACAAAAGGCATTTTTTGTAACAATACAATTTTTAAGCTTCACTGTGTAAAATCAGCATTTCTTAAGGCTCATGGTTTGTTTGTAATGATGAATCTTGTTGTTGTTCCTGTGATGTTCATCCTTTTTACGTACATAAAGATATTTATAGTAACTTATCACAGTTGTGCAGAAGTCAGGAAAAAAGCGGCAGAGACATGTTTACCTCACCTGATGGTTTTATTCAGCTTCTCTTGTTTGTGTCTGTTTGATGTCATCATTGCTCGATTGGAGTCAGGTCTTTCAAAATTTGTAGGTTTAATAATGACTTTACAAATACTTGTGTATAATCCTCTGTTCAATCCAATCATTTATGGAGTGAAAATGAAAGAAATCTGGAAACACATCAAGAGATTGTTTTATCAACCGGTGCACTAA
- the LOC133658069 gene encoding olfactory receptor 10J4-like, producing the protein MDAEFNGTFITLGGFVEMDKFRYLYFVILLTLYILILCTNCTIICLIWIHRNLHEPMYIFIAALSLNSLLFSTAIYPKLFIDVLSQKQTISNPACLFQYFLYYSFGASDFLLLSAMSYDRYVSICKPLQYPTIMGKITVIVLLTLAWFLPACELVVPTVISSQQKLCDFTTKGIFCNNTMLKLHCEKSAFLTFYGLFIMMNLVVSPVMFILFTYIKIFIVTYHSCAEVRKKAAETCLPHLMVLFSFSCLCLFDVIIARLESGLPKCVRLIMALQILVYNPLFNPIIYGVKMKEIWKHMKRLFYQLVH; encoded by the coding sequence ATGGATGCAgaattcaatggaacatttataaCTCTTGGTGGCTTTGTAGAAATGGACAAGTTTAGATATCTTTACTTTGTCATCTTGTTGACATTATATATTCTCATCCTCTGCACTAACTGCACCATTATATGTCTAATCTGGATCCACAGGAACCTTCATGAGCCTATGTACATTTTCATTGCAGCTTTGTCACTCAACTCTCTTTTGTTTAGCACTGCTATCTACCCCAAACTTTTCATTGACGTCTTATCTCAAAAACAGACCATTTCTAATCCTGCTTGTCTGTTTCAATATTTTCTCTATTATTCTTTTGGTGCTTCAGACTTCTTACTGCTGTCAGCCATGTCTTATGACAGGTATGTGTCTATCTGCAAACCTCTGCAGTATCCAACTATCATGGGAAAAATAACTGTTATTGTCCTCTTGACTTTGGCCTGGTTTCTACCTGCATGTGAGCTTGTAGTGCCAACTGTGATTAGTTCTCAACAAAAACTTTGTGACTTTACAACAAAAGGCATTTTTTGTAACAATACAATGTTGAAGCTTCACTGTGAAAAATCAGCATTTCTTACCTTTTATGGTTTGTTTATCATGATGAATCTTGTTGTTTCTCCTGTGATGTTCATCCTTTTTACGTACATAAAGATATTTATAGTAACTTATCACAGTTGTGCAGAAGTCAGGAAAAAAGCGGCAGAGACATGTTTACCTCACCTGATGGTTTTATTCAGCTTCTCTTGTTTGTGTCTGTTTGATGTCATCATTGCTCGATTGGAGTCAGGTCTTCCAAAATGTGTACGTTTAATAATGGCTTTACAAATACTTGTGTATAATCCTTTGTTCAATCCAATCATTTATGGAGTGAAAATGAAAGAAATCTGGAAACACATGAAGAGATTGTTttatcaactggtgcactaa